A segment of the Vibrio sp. 16 genome:
AATCACGATCGCGTAGGCCCAGCCAGGTAATCCGGCGACTAAGCTCAGTTCCTCATGGTGTGCCGCCGCCGCTGCAGCGCCAGACTGTGCTTTCTCGACCAATTCGGGCAAAGCAAGCAAGGGGATAAACGCCAGCATTGGGATAACAGCGATGTCTTGAAACAGCAAAACCGAAAAGGCATTTTGGCCGCCTTCTGTTTTACTGAGCCCTTTTTCGTTAAAGGTTTGCAGTACGATCGCAGTTGATGAAAGCGCAAAAATAAGGCCGATTGCTAAGGCTATTGTCCACGGTTGATTAAAGTAGTGAGCTATCGCCATGATCAGAGCAGCAGTACCGACGACTTGCAGACCGCCAAGGCCCAGAAGTCGATTTCGCATTGACCAGAGCATTTTCGGTTCTAGCTCTAAACCGACCAGAAATAGCATCATGACAACGCCAAACTCGGCAAAGTGTTGAATGGTGGTGGTTTCTTCGCCAACCAAACCGATTATTGGGCCAATGACTACCCCGGCAATCAAATAGCCGAGTACCGAACCAAGGCCAAGTCGCTTTGCAATGGGGACAGCAATAACGGCCGCGACAAGGTAGATAAATGCTTGGAGAAAGTAACCTGTCATGCCTTGTCCTCAGTTTTGATACTCGCTAAACAATGAGTCAGTTTTTCTGCTTTTGCTGCCTGTTTGAAATTCAAGCGCCCATCCACAAGCGCTTGAAGGAGCGTTTTCCACTCTTCAACGTGCTGTTTAATTCGCCCTTCTTCTTTTGCTGTTCTTGCGCCAAACAGGGCAAAAGGCGCGAGGTATCTCATCCCCGTAAGTGATGCCATTTGCTCAAGCGGGTAGAGCAGTTTTCGAATTGTAAAATGGTTATAGCCATCACTTTGATAAGCGTCTTCTTTACCGCCAGCGGTGAGGGCGCAGAAAAACTTCTTGCCGTGGAGGGCATTACCTTCGCTGCCGTACGCGAAACCGTACTCCAGCACAAGATCTTGCCATTCCTTCAAGATGGATGGCGTGGAATACCAATAAAGCGGAAATTGGAAAATGATGATGTCGTGATCGCGCAACCGCTGTTGTTCGAGGTCTATATTGATGTTGTAAGTTGGGTACTCGTAATAGAGATCGACCGCGGTGACACCTTCGATCGCCTTTGCCGCGCGGAACAAAGGTTGATTCACTTCTGAACGTCTCGGTGACGGATGAGCATAGAGAACAAGGACGTTGTTGGTTGGCATAGCAAACAAAGACTCACGGTTTTATATAATGAGGTTATTGTTGCACAGAGATACCGTTTTAACCATTTGTAACCTTTACTAAATGACAGAAACAGTTTCAAAAATTCGTGGACAATCCATGTATGAGTTTGTCGGAGGGAGCCTCGTGCTAACGACTGCCGCGGCTGATGGCGTCAATGATGTCGTCGAGGTACTCAACCACTAACGAGGCGTGGTCTGCAAATTGCGCTCTTTGTCCATGAGTCACCAAGCATGAGGGCATATTGGCGTTATAAGCCGCTTGTAAATCATATAGGTAGTCGCCGACATAGAGAATTTGATGCGCTCGGAGTGACCATTCTTTGGCAAGAGCGAGTAAGGAGTCTGGGGCGGGTTTTGGCGGATAGTGCTCGCGACTGATTATGCGCGAAATATCCAGTTGATTGTGAACGACTTTTTGTTTGGCAGCTTGTTCGCAGTTGCGAGTGATGATGGCGGTTTGCAATTGATTGGCGTTGATGAAGTCGAGCAGTTTCATGCAACCCGGCATCGGCGTTGAGTGCTGAGCATCGTCGAGTTCGTGTTGGAGAATCATTGCGTTAGCCTGCTCGGTTTCAACAGGGCAGTTGAGCGTGTCGACAAATGAGAGCAAATCACTGTCCAAAGGGCAGCCGATTTGCTCTCTTAACCATTTAAAGTCCATGTTTGAACTGACTAAGGTATTGTCTAGGTCGAATACAATTGCTTTGATGGAGGTAGTATCAAGTTGAATTGCGGGCATAGACTGTACCTTATGTTTAAATGGGTATTAGGCGAACTCTTTCTCCAGATAAGTGACGATGTCTGAAGATTCGTACATCCACTCTACCTGACCATCTTTTTCAATGCGAAGACATGGCACTTTAATACGGCCGCCACCCGCTTCAAGATCAGCGCGATGGGTGGGATCATTTTTAGCATCTCTGAGCTCAATATTCACTGACTGACGCTTCATTGCACGACGAACTTTCACACAAAATGGACACGCTTCAAATTGATACAGGGCCATGGATTGCGCTTTGGTATCGGCCTCTTTTTGCGCATCTGGTGAACGTTTGACTCCTCTTGGGGAGAAAACAAAGTTGAGCAACAAAATAACGCGGCCCAAAAACCAACGAATAAATTTCATACTATTCCCTTTAGTGTAGCTGGAGGTTGACTTAATAGTGGATGGGTTAGGTAGCCCGTCCCATCCTTATGCGGCCTATTGTAACCAAGTTGTAATCAAGAGGATACTGGCTTAGTTGAGTTCTATTTGGTGTTTTTTGGTGACATTTATGCCTAAGCGTTTCGCTAAGCGAGTCAGGTTAGCTCGGTCGGTTTTAAGTTCCCGCGCTGCTTGAGCCCAGTTGAAATTGGCTTCGGTGAGGGCGGCCATGATGATGGTTCGTTGATAGGATTCCGTCGTTTCACGAAGCCCTTTCGACCAGTCAATATCATGAGTCAATGTGGCTGGAGCCGAGGACGCTTGGGCGGTTAACCCTGATACGGAATGCAGATCGCCAATATCTTCAAGAGTCACCGTGATAAGGTGGCCAATTCGCACTCTTGCCCGTGCTTTAAGCGCCGCACGATTAATAACGTGTTCGAGCTCTCGAACGTTTCCTGGCCAATTATACTTGGCCAGAGCCAGTCGAGCTTCTTTACCCAACTTGATTTGTACAATGCCAAGTTTACGTCTCGCTTGTTCTAAGAAGTACCCTGCTAGCAGAATTATATCCCCGTCGCGTTCGCGAAGCGGCGGAACCTGAATAGGGTAAACGCTCAATCTATGGTAGAGGTCAGAGCGAAAGCGGCCGTCAGCGACTTCCTTTTTGAGGTCACGGTTAGTGGCGGCAAGTACCCGCACGTCAATGGTTTCAACCTTGTCTTGACCAACAGGCTGAATTTCGTTGTTTTGCAGTGCTCGTAATATTTTGCTTTGCGCGGCAAGCGGGAGTTCACCAATTTCATCGAGAAAGAGCGTACCGCCGTTAGCCAGAGCAAATTTGCCCATACGGGATTTATCGGCTCCAGTAAACGCCCCTTTTACATGACCAAACAGCTCACTCTCGACCAAGTTTTCTGGAATCGCAGCACAGTTTACATAGACCAAGGGTTGTTTTTTTCGTGCCGACAAGTGATGAAGGCTGCGGGCGACCAACTCTTTGCCTACGCCGGTTTCACCGTGAATCAGTATGTTGAAATTTGATGGAGCCACCACCTCAATATCCGACTTGAGCAATTGCATCGAATCACTGGCGCCAATGATCTCTCCGCCATCTCGCTCCCATGCCTCCTCATTAAGTTCTTCAAAACGTTGTTGAGTCTGCTTCGCTTGCTGCTCTAATTGGCTAACGGTGAGTGCGACCTTAAGGCTTGATGCAGCAAGGGCAGAGAGAGCGTCTAAACTACGAGTAGGAATCTGGTCAAATACATTCGGTGTCAGGCTATCTAGGGTGAGAATACCAATGAGCGTCTCCGCGTAAACCAGCGGCAGTCCCATGCAGGCATGCATTGGCAGGTCGCCTTCATAATCCAGTAGTAGGTTGTCAAAAGGATCGGGAAGTTCGCAGTCGGCGTCAAAACGGATGGCACTTTTGGACTCACAGATTTTTTTAAACCTTGGGTGCTCGTCTACTTTAAATCGACGTCCTAGTGTGTCTCGAGTCAGCCCCTGAATGGCTAAAGGAACGAGAGTATCACCTTGAAGTGAGAGTAGTGCGACGCAATCACATTGAATCGCCTTACGGATGGCATCGAGTAATTTGTTGAATCTATCGTGGTCATTGTCACCGGCAGCAAGGCTGATGGTCATATCGATCAACGTGGAAACAGAGATATCTTGCATAATGATCCAAGTACTTGTTTTAAATAGGTTGTTTTGCACTCACTTAGTGTGAGTGATTAATGCATTGTAGAGTCAAATAGACATGAAATCAAAAGGTCATTTTGACCTAGATTCTCTTGTTTTATTACCATGAACCATAGCGCTATCGGTAAACAAGAAGTTGGCACCATTTGTGCTCTAGGCTGGGTAGTAAAGTTGTAAACATAACGTATAAATAAAACCCCATTGAGGAGAACTTCATGCTTAACAACCAGCATATTGACATTGTAAAGAGCACTATTCCATTACTTGAAAGTGCCGGCCCTGCGCTTACGGCCCACTTTTATCAGCGTATGTTTGCGCATAATCCTGAGCTCAAAGACATTTTCAATATGACGCACCAAAAAACAGGACGCCAAAGTGTCGCATTATTTGAGGCGGTAGCAGCGTATGCAAAGAACATTGAGAACCTTGCAGCTCTGACATCTGCGGTAGAGCGCATTGCTCACAAACATACCAGTTTCAATATTCAAGCAGAGCATTACCACATTGTCGGTCACCATTTGATTGAGACCCTACGTGAACTTGCGCCAGACGCATTTACAGCAGAAGTGGAAGAAGCCTGGACAGCGGCTTATTTGTTTTTAGCGCAGATTTTCATTGATCGTGAAGGTGATTTGTATCAGCAGCGCAGCCAAGCCAAAGGCGGTTGGGAGAACGCGCGCGAATTCAAAGTTACGCAAAAAATCCGCGAGTCTGAGTTTGTCACCAGCTTTGTCCTCGCTCCCGTTGATGGTGGCGCAGTACTTGATTATCAACCCGGGCAATACTTAGGTATTGAGGTGAAGCCAACAGGTTCAGAACATGTTGAGATCAGGCAGTACTCGTTATCGCACAAACCAAATGGCAAAGACTATCGTATCTCTGTTAAGCGCGAAGTGGGTGAGCACAAGGGCTTGGTGTCGAATCACATGCATGATGCTGTCAAAGTGGGTGATGTGGTTCGCTTATACGCACCAGCAGGCGACTTTTACTATCAAGAAAAGAACGTGCCTGTAGTGTTAATTTCTGCGGGTGTTGGGGCGACGCCAATGCAGTCTATGCTTCATAGTCTCGCGGATGCGGGTAAGCAAGATGTGAGCTACTTGTACGCGTGTAATGGGCCGGAGCAGCACACGTTCAAGCAAGAAACGGCACAATTAATTGAGCAGCAAGGGTGGAAGCAGTTTGCGTGGTATCTAAACGCAGAAGCGGATTTCTCTGGCCAAATGGATCTTTGTCTTGTGAGTGAAGTTTTGCCTATGACTGAGGCGGATTTTTATATTTGTGGTCCGGTGCTGTTTATGGAGAACATTGTTAAGCAGCTTGCATCACTTGGCGTATCACGCGATCGCATTCATTACGAGGTGTTTGGCCCACACACTTACCTGTAAATGGGGTGCGCATTTTATTGCAAAAGGCCTTCAATCGAAGGCCTTAATTTATGGTTTTGGACTAAACAGCTTAGTAATCAACGACCAGAACCAATGTCGTTTTTGAACGAGTGGCGAGTGTTGATCGCCCAAATAAAAGCTTTCGAGAAACTCTGTGCGCAGGTCTTGGCTATCTCTGGGCGTAACCGCTGTGATAGTGAGCGCTGTTTGCTCGGCATGATCATTGGCCAGACTAAAGTCCATCTTTAAGTAACCCTGCAGGTATATCCACATGTGGGTGACAAACTCGAGTTGCAGCAAGCTTTGGTTGTTAAACTTTTTGGCTTCCTCATCCCCTAAATGGCTAGACATGGTTTGCTGCATCGCTTGAATCGCCTGCTTGTGATTTTCGATGGTTGCTTGAGCCTCGATATGCGCTTTGGTCAAAATACCCAACAGGTGATGAGTAAAATCAA
Coding sequences within it:
- a CDS encoding NAD(P)H-dependent oxidoreductase: MPTNNVLVLYAHPSPRRSEVNQPLFRAAKAIEGVTAVDLYYEYPTYNINIDLEQQRLRDHDIIIFQFPLYWYSTPSILKEWQDLVLEYGFAYGSEGNALHGKKFFCALTAGGKEDAYQSDGYNHFTIRKLLYPLEQMASLTGMRYLAPFALFGARTAKEEGRIKQHVEEWKTLLQALVDGRLNFKQAAKAEKLTHCLASIKTEDKA
- a CDS encoding HAD family hydrolase; its protein translation is MPAIQLDTTSIKAIVFDLDNTLVSSNMDFKWLREQIGCPLDSDLLSFVDTLNCPVETEQANAMILQHELDDAQHSTPMPGCMKLLDFINANQLQTAIITRNCEQAAKQKVVHNQLDISRIISREHYPPKPAPDSLLALAKEWSLRAHQILYVGDYLYDLQAAYNANMPSCLVTHGQRAQFADHASLVVEYLDDIIDAISRGSR
- a CDS encoding glutaredoxin family protein, yielding MKFIRWFLGRVILLLNFVFSPRGVKRSPDAQKEADTKAQSMALYQFEACPFCVKVRRAMKRQSVNIELRDAKNDPTHRADLEAGGGRIKVPCLRIEKDGQVEWMYESSDIVTYLEKEFA
- the norR gene encoding nitric oxide reductase transcriptional regulator NorR; the protein is MQDISVSTLIDMTISLAAGDNDHDRFNKLLDAIRKAIQCDCVALLSLQGDTLVPLAIQGLTRDTLGRRFKVDEHPRFKKICESKSAIRFDADCELPDPFDNLLLDYEGDLPMHACMGLPLVYAETLIGILTLDSLTPNVFDQIPTRSLDALSALAASSLKVALTVSQLEQQAKQTQQRFEELNEEAWERDGGEIIGASDSMQLLKSDIEVVAPSNFNILIHGETGVGKELVARSLHHLSARKKQPLVYVNCAAIPENLVESELFGHVKGAFTGADKSRMGKFALANGGTLFLDEIGELPLAAQSKILRALQNNEIQPVGQDKVETIDVRVLAATNRDLKKEVADGRFRSDLYHRLSVYPIQVPPLRERDGDIILLAGYFLEQARRKLGIVQIKLGKEARLALAKYNWPGNVRELEHVINRAALKARARVRIGHLITVTLEDIGDLHSVSGLTAQASSAPATLTHDIDWSKGLRETTESYQRTIIMAALTEANFNWAQAARELKTDRANLTRLAKRLGINVTKKHQIELN
- the hmpA gene encoding NO-inducible flavohemoprotein, yielding MLNNQHIDIVKSTIPLLESAGPALTAHFYQRMFAHNPELKDIFNMTHQKTGRQSVALFEAVAAYAKNIENLAALTSAVERIAHKHTSFNIQAEHYHIVGHHLIETLRELAPDAFTAEVEEAWTAAYLFLAQIFIDREGDLYQQRSQAKGGWENAREFKVTQKIRESEFVTSFVLAPVDGGAVLDYQPGQYLGIEVKPTGSEHVEIRQYSLSHKPNGKDYRISVKREVGEHKGLVSNHMHDAVKVGDVVRLYAPAGDFYYQEKNVPVVLISAGVGATPMQSMLHSLADAGKQDVSYLYACNGPEQHTFKQETAQLIEQQGWKQFAWYLNAEADFSGQMDLCLVSEVLPMTEADFYICGPVLFMENIVKQLASLGVSRDRIHYEVFGPHTYL